The DNA region AAACGCCGGGCTACTAGCAACCGTCCCGCTGGGACTGCGGCCTCAAGCGCCCCGCCGCGATTACAATAGTGGATTGGATTCTCGTTAGATGACTGATATGGCTACCAATCCGAAGACCAAACCTGCCGTAAGCGCCCCCGCCCCCTCGAATTTCATCCGCGACATCATGGTCGAGGACCTGAAGACAAAGAAGTACGGCGACGCGGTCATCCAAACGCGCTTCCCTCCCGAGCCGAACGGCTACCTGCACATCGGGCACGCCAAAGCCATCTGCCTCGACTTCGGCCTGGCCGACGAGTTCGGCGGACGCACCAACCTGCGCTTCGACGACACCAACCCGGAAAAAGAAGAGCAGGAGTACGTGGACTCGATCATGGCGGACGTCCGCTGGCTGGGCTTCGAGTGGGACGGCCTCTACTATGCCTCCGACTATTTCGACCAGCTCTACGAATGGGCGATCAAGCTGATCAAGGACGGCAAGGCCTACGTTGACGACCTCACCGCCGACGAAACCCGCGAATACCGCGGCACCCTGACCGAGTCCGGCCGCGAGAGCCCGTATCGCAATCGCCCGGTGGAAGAAAATCTCGACCTGTTCACCCGCATGGCGAAGGGTGAGTTTCCCGACGGCTCGCGCGTGCTGCGCGCCAAGATTGACATGACCTCGCCCAACATGAACCTGCGCGATCCGGTCATGTACCGCATCCTGCACTCCTCGCATCAACGGACGGGCGACAAGTGGTGCATCTACCCGATGTACGACTACGCCCACGGCCAGTCCGATTCCCTGGAAAAGGTGACGCACTCCATGTGCACGCTGGAGTTTGCCGACCACCAGCCGCTTTATCGCTGGTACATCGAACAGCTCGGCATCTTTCCGTCGCAGCAGATCGAGTTCGACCGCCTCAACCTGACCTACACGCTGCTCAGCAAGCGCAAGCTGCTGCAACTGGTCAACGAAGGCCACGTACGCGGCTGGGACGACCCCCGCATGCCCACCATTTGCGGCATCCGCCGCCGCGGCTACACCCCGGAGGCGATCCGCAATTTCGTTACCGCCGTGGGCGCCTCGCGCACCAACGGCATTGTTGACCTCGCCATGCTGGAGCACTTCGTGCGCGAAGACCTGAACAAGCGCGCGCCGCGGGCCATGGCCGTATTGCGCCCGCTTAAGGTGGTGATCGATAACTATCCCGAGGGTCAGACTGACGAATTGGAAGCCATCAATAATCCGGAAGATCCGCAGGCGGGCAAGCGCAAGGTGCCGTTCTCCAAGGTGCTGTACATCGAGCAGGACGATTTCCGCGAGGTTCCGCCGCCCAAGTATTTCCGCCTCTCACCCGGACGCGAGGTGCGGCTGCGCTATGGCTACCTGGTCACCTGCACCGGCGTGGTGAAAAATGAAAAGGGCGAGGTGGTCGAGGTCCACTGCACCTACGACCCGGCCACCCGCGGCGGCAACACGCCCGACGGCCGCAAGGTAAAGTCCACAATCCATTGGGTTTCGGCCGCGCATGCCGTGGACGCCGAGGTGCGGCTCTACGACACACTGTTCACCAGCGAGGATCCCAGCCAGGTTGAACCGGGCAAGGATTTCACCTCCAACCTCAACCCCAACTCGCTGGAGATCGTCAGCCACGCCAGGCTGGAGCCGTCGCTGGCCAATGCCGCCCCGGGCAGCCGTTACCAGTTCGAGCGCCTGGGGTATTTTTGTGCCGATCCCGATTCCATTTCGGGAAAGCCGGTCTTCAACCGCACCGTCGCCCTGAAGGACACCTGGGCAAAAATCGAGAAGCGCGCCGGGACCTAGGCAAGCAGTGACCTAAGTTACCTCTGCGTAGGCATTTACCTGATTGACGGTTAGGGACAAACCACATATATTTTCGCCACCCTAACGGCACAGCGGCCGGCTTGTCCCCAGAGCCCAAGGTACGCTCCCGGCGGGTCGATTTCCCCAGGGACCAACCCTGCCCGTTCTGGCCAAGGAGAGCATAACTTTCCTGACGGGAGGGTTAGCATAACGAACAGCAGAGCCGCGCCATGGAGAACGTATTCATCGGGATCATCATCGTCCCC from Terriglobia bacterium includes:
- a CDS encoding glutamine--tRNA ligase/YqeY domain fusion protein, which gives rise to MATNPKTKPAVSAPAPSNFIRDIMVEDLKTKKYGDAVIQTRFPPEPNGYLHIGHAKAICLDFGLADEFGGRTNLRFDDTNPEKEEQEYVDSIMADVRWLGFEWDGLYYASDYFDQLYEWAIKLIKDGKAYVDDLTADETREYRGTLTESGRESPYRNRPVEENLDLFTRMAKGEFPDGSRVLRAKIDMTSPNMNLRDPVMYRILHSSHQRTGDKWCIYPMYDYAHGQSDSLEKVTHSMCTLEFADHQPLYRWYIEQLGIFPSQQIEFDRLNLTYTLLSKRKLLQLVNEGHVRGWDDPRMPTICGIRRRGYTPEAIRNFVTAVGASRTNGIVDLAMLEHFVREDLNKRAPRAMAVLRPLKVVIDNYPEGQTDELEAINNPEDPQAGKRKVPFSKVLYIEQDDFREVPPPKYFRLSPGREVRLRYGYLVTCTGVVKNEKGEVVEVHCTYDPATRGGNTPDGRKVKSTIHWVSAAHAVDAEVRLYDTLFTSEDPSQVEPGKDFTSNLNPNSLEIVSHARLEPSLANAAPGSRYQFERLGYFCADPDSISGKPVFNRTVALKDTWAKIEKRAGT